From the Mahella australiensis 50-1 BON genome, the window CTGGGATCTTAAAGATTTATTAATAAGCGGTTTTACTGGTGTGGATGGAAAAGTAGCTAGCCGTCCGGCCAAGCATTTCAGGACGGCTTTAGGTCAGATAGTAAACTTTTTCTACACATTGCAGGGAGAGGCAGCCGGTGCTCAGGCATTCTCCAGCTTTGATACGTATTTAGCGCCGTTCGTACGTTATGACGGATTAAGTTATAACGAAGTAAAACAGGCGCTGCAAGAATTTATATTTAATATAAATGTTCCTACGCGTGTCGGATTTCAGACGCCGTTCACCAATATTACGATGGACCTAGTAGTGCCTAGTATATTGGCCGATGAACCCGTTATAATCGGCGGCAAGCTGATGGATAAAACATACAGAGAATTCCAGTGTGAAATGGATATGATAAACGCCGCTTTTGCTGAGGTTATGATGGAAGGCGATGCCAGTGGTCGCATATTTACATTCCCCATACCTACATATAATATTACCAAGGAATTTGACTGGGATAGTCCAGTAGTGGGAAAAATTATGGAAATGACAGCTAAGTATGGCCTTCCGTATTTCAGTAATTTCGTGAACAGCGATATGAAACCCGAGGACGTAAGAAGTATGTGTTGTCGTTTGCGCCTTAATAATCGTGTGTTACAAAAACGCGGCGGTGGTTTGTTCGGCGCTAATCCACTCACCGGTTCCATCGGTGTGGTTACGATAAACATGCCGCGCATAGGCTATATTTCCAAAAACGAAGACGAATTCATGGGCAGATTGGGCCGTATGATGGATATAGCTAAGACTAGTCTTGATATAAAACGCGAAGTGCTCGAAAAGATGACAGAAGAAGGCCTTTATCCATATGCACGTTTCTATTTGAGGGATGTATATGAAAGGTTTGGGTCATATTGGCAGAATCATTTTAATACAATAGGACTGATCGGGATGAATGAGGCGCTTCTCAATTTTATGGGTTGTGACATAACTTCGGAAGATGGCCGTCAATTCGCTTTGAAGGTATTGGATTTCATGAGCGAAAGAATGGAAGAATATCAACAGCAAACCGATATACTATACAATCTGGAAGCTTCGCCTGCTGAGGGTACATCCTATCGTCTGGCTAAAAAGGATAAAGCATTATATCCGGATATAATAACATGCGGCGACAAGGAACCGTACTATACAAATTCAACTCAGTTGCCGGTTGACTTCACCGATGACATATTCACCGCTTTGGATCTCCAGGAAGAATTGCAGTGCAAGTACACGGGCGGTACGGTATTGCACGGTTTTATAGGTGAAAGCATAAGCGATGTGGATTCGTGCAAAGCTCTAGTAAAGAAGATAGCTTATAATTACCGGATACCGTATTATACGATAACGCCGACATTTTCGATATGCCCTGACCATGGATATGTGTCGGGCGAGCACTTCACGTGCCCGCATTGCGGCGGAGAGTGCGAGGTATACAGCCGAGTGGTGGGTTACTACAGGCCGGTGCAATGCTGGAACAAGGGTAAACGCCAGGAATTCTCTGACCGCAAGGAATTTGTGGTATGATATACGACCTCATGCCGGTAACATTAGCCGATTACCCGGGAAAAGTAGCTGCTACTGTATTTGTAAGCGGCTGCAATTTTCGATGCCCATATTGCCATAACAGCTCGCTTATAAAAGTGCAACCACCTCTTAGGGCAGTCAATGATATTTTAGCCTATTTAAGTCATCGCCGTCATTTGCTGGATGGCATATGTATTACTGGGGGTGAGCCGACGCTGTGGGACAGTCTGGAGGGATTTGTAGTTTCTGTTAAAGATGAAGGGCTTGCAGTAAAGCTGGATACAAACGGTTCCAGGCCAGACGTATTGGCTGACTTGTTGAACAAAGGGTTTTTAGACTATATAGCCATGGACATAAAAGCGCCTTTGACCAAATATGGTGACTTTGTGGTGCGACAGGAGGATATATTCAATGTAAAAAGAAGCATCAATATAATTATGGAATCCGGTATAGAATATGAATTCCGCACCACTGTTAATCAAAACCTTATGGGCATGGAGGATTTTGTCGATATAGCAAATTGCATAGCTGGAGCGCATAAGTATGTGCTCCAGCCATACAAGTATAGCGATGGCGTGCTCAACGAACATATCTGCGGTACTAAGCCGTGCGATCCGGGTTTTTTAAAGCGGATTAAAGCTGATATAATCGATCTTTTGCCATCGATTGTTATAAGAGGGTAAATATTACGGAAGTCTTAGCAAAAGACCTTCAGAATGCGGTGGATACCCCGGCCGATTCGAAGGTGGCCATTTCGGCCTGTATGTGCGTGACAGCATCTATAATATGGAAAGCGAGCGCTGCACCTGTGCCTTCGCCCAGCCTCATCCTCATGTGGAGCATGGGATGCAATCCTAGCATATCCAACATTATGCTATGACCCGGTTCTTCGGATACATGGGAAGCTATCATGTATTGTACGGCTTTTGGCTCTAATTTACCGGCTATTAAAGCGGCGGCTGTGGATATGAAACCATCTATGACCACGGGCACTTTATGGGCAGCAGCGGCGAGAATAGTACCTGTTAGCCCGGCTATTTCCAATCCCCCGACTTTGTGTAACACATCTATGGGGTCAGCAGGGTCAGGTTTATTTATATCTATGGCTTTTTGTATCGCGATCTCCTTTGCCGATAGCCCACAAGGGCTTATACCAGTGCCGCGGCCTATAAGTTGGCGTAAAGGTAGATTGGAGAAAGCAGCTAATATGGCGCTGCTAGCGGTAGTATTGCCTATGCCCATCTCTCCTGTAGCCAATAACGTCGAGCCATTAGATATCTGAGCAGTGGCCACAGATATACCACCTTCTATAGCGGCTATGGCCTCATTGCGGCTCATGGCCGGGCCTTTAGCCATATTGTCGGTACCGTATTTTATCTTTTTTACTATAAGATTTGGATGGCTTATATCAGTAGCTATCCCGATATCGCAGCATGCTATATCAGCTCCGGCATGTCGTGCTAGCACATTTATGGCAGCGCCGCCGTTTAAGAAATTCATCACCATTTGTGGTGTGACCTCTTGCGGAAAAGCGCTGACGCCTTCTTCTACAACGCCGTGGTCGGCAGCCATTATGATTACGGTTTTTTTGCCGATTTTGGGTATGGCTTGACCGGTGATACCGGCCAATTGTTTTATTATATCTTCTAATATTCCGAGACTGCCGGGCGGCTTGGTAAGCGAATCCAGCCTTTGCTGGGCATGGGCTACGGCATCCTCGTTTATTGAAGATATAGAGGATAAGGTGTTTTGCAATAGTGTCATAAAAAGGCTCCTTTCATTTCTATAAGTTTATAAAATAAAAAGTTCTTGAACGCAGATCGACTGCATTCAAGAACTTTACCATCATCCCTGTGCTTTATCATAAACAGGCAGGTCTTCTGGCTCGCGGATCATCGCATTTCTCGCCTTCCCAGCACTATAGCCAGTGGCATTGTGAGAAACATTCCCCGCATACAGCGGCGGGACCGCCCGAGAATTACACACGGTTCCCTATTATCTCCTTTCGGAGCACCTGCTTATGCTAGTTATTTTATGTTTCCAGTATACCAATTTGCTTATAATATGTCAATGAATTATTTGTTCTTTTCCACAGCGTGAGGCTCATTTTGTGACTGTTCAGGTATCTCACAGGCTTGGTAACTGATTAGCCTCTGGCTCATGTGTTTCGGATATCGGTGAAACTAAAGCATTGCATTGGTATATGTCCTCTGTAGTCTGAAGAATGTTTCTTGTACGCTTAGCTGCTCGCTCCACTCGAACAGGCTAACGGCCGCAATTCGCATCCGTGCTCAGGCGGCCTGCATCCGGCCTCCGTGCCTTCGGCCACGCCTGTTCTTCGTTCCGCTTGCAGAGCGTACAGCGAAACGTTCTAAGGCCTGCTCCAGACATATACCAATGCTTCTGCTATTTCTGCCCGATTATTCGTAGAGGGCTTAAACATATATGCTGAGCGGGCTTTTGAAGCGTAGGACCACAGCAATCTTTGATTGCGTAGTGGTCCAGCTTCACAGCCGTAGCGAGGCATATATGTTTAAGCCGTGTCCTACACTTCGCTAAGTTTCACCAGATATCCTCCACAAAATCGCCTTGAGGCTAATCGGTACCTTCGCCCACGTGCAACGGTACCTGAATAATCACCTCATTTTTTTGCGTGTATAATAGCTTTTGCAGCGGCCGGGACGATCGCTAAGGATGTTGACCGATATGTTGATTAGAGTTGTTGAAACCATAATTTCACAGCAACCATTCAAAATTTTGCGATTATGAGTGATAAAATGCCGAATTTGTATCTTCCCATTGACGATAGAATTAAAGCTGTTATCATCAATAGTATACAAATATCGTTGAGGGGAGAATTTTTATGGATGATAATAAGATGAATGCGCCTGACGAGATAGCCGCTCATGTATCACAAACATCGGTACAGAAAGCTGAGAGGGATGCTATTAAAACGTTTGTATTAGCTGTACTGGCCGGCGTTTTTATAGCACTCGCGGCTCAGGCGTCTAACATGGCCATTCATACCATAACCAATTATGGCTTGAGCAAAGTTGTAGGCGGAGCGGTATTCTCCGCAGGTCTTATTATGGTGTTGCTGGCAGGGGCAGAGCTCTTTACGGGCAATAACCTTATGATAATTGGTGTACTGGATAAAAGAATTACGATGGGGCAGATGCTGCGCAACTGGATTATAGTATATATTGGCAACTTTGTAGGTGCTGTATTGATTGCTCTCCTTATAAACCACAGCAATCTTTTGAATTCCAGTAACGGTGCACTGGGGGGATTGACGGTTAAAATAGCCGTGTCCAAAGTAAATCTATCATTTGAGCAAGCCTTCATACTTGGAATCCTTTGCAATTGGTTGGTCTGTATAGCGGTATGGATGTCTTACGGGGCAAAAGATGCGATCGGTAAAGTAGCCGTTATATTCTTTCCCATATGGATTTTTGTGTTATCAGGTTTTGAGCACAGTGTGGCCAATATGTATTATATACCTGCCGGCATATTGGCCAAAAGCGATGATGCTTTCGTTCAGGCCAGCCATGTATCTTTGGATATGATAAATAAACTCAACTGGGGTTCGTTTATCATAAACAATTTACTACCAGTGACGTTGGGCAATATTGTTGGTGGAAGTTTGCTTGTAGGTATGATATACTGGTTTATATATAGTTACAAAAGAAATAATGGAGTTGTAAAAAGAGAAAAAGCAAGAAAGGGAATGAGCGCTTAACAAAGGAGGTTAGCTCGCTGTGGATACGTCAAAGGATGTAAGCATATTCGATGTGGTGGAACCGGATATGTTGAAGGACTTGTTGAATTCATTTGTGCTGGCTACTGGATTAGGAGCTATATTCATCGATCCTTCTGGGCAAAATTCCATAGTACCCAATGGGTATGATGAGGTATGCCCGTTTTGTAAGACGGTGCGTTCTTGCCCTATGGGTATAGAACGTTGCAAAGAATCTATGGTAAAAGGCGGAGAATTAGCTTCAAAGCTCGGTGAGCCGTATATATTTCGCTGTCATGCCGGCCTTATAGAGTTTTCGGCACCTATAATGTTCGAGGATATATACTTGGGCAGCATATCATGTGGGCCAGCGCTTATGTGGAATTGGGACGAAATTGCCATAAATGAGATCCAGGAAGCTACTAAGGACCTTCCTGTGAATAAGGAATCATTATTGGTGGCCAGCAGCAAAATAAAAATTCTGACCAGCAAAAGCGTACAAGCGTCGGCCGAGATGCTATTCGTAATGGCCAGCTATATAGCTGAGCGTGGCATAACGGAACTTCAACAGCGTAAAGAATTGAGCGAACAGCAAGCAAAGCTTGCCGAAGCTATTTTTGAGATGAAACGCGCGCAGGAGACGATAAGGTTGTTGGAGTCCAGAACGGAAGAAAACTGCTATCCTGTTGATAAGGAACGCGAATTAATAGGAAAGGTGCGCATAGGGGATAAAACTGGCGCAAAGAAGATTTTAAACGAAATATTGGGAGCCATATTTTTCCAAAATGCTGGGAATCTTGAAATTATGAAAGCGCGGCTGATGGAATTGGTAGTGCTTTTATCCAGAGCAGCGGTAGAAGGTGGAGGCAGTCTGGATAAGCTGTTGGGGTTAAATTACAGCTTTATTTCCGAGCTGTCCGCTATAAATAAATTTGAAGATTTATGCCGGTGGATAGTGAAGGTGCTGGATGCGTTTCTCGATTCGGTATACGAAACCAAAAATATCAAAAATGCCAAAATACTCAGTGAAGCCATGAATTATATACGCCGCAATTATAATAATGATCTATCGCTGGAAAAAGTAGCTCAAAGTATCTATATAAGCCCGTATTATTTAAGCCATTTGTTCAAAGAGGAACTTAATATCACGTTTGTGGAATATCTCACAATGGTAAGGGTGGAAGAAGCAAAAAAACTCTTGTCTAATCCATCGATGTCGATATTAGCCATAGCCTCTGAAGTCGGGTACGAAGATGCCAGCTATTTCAGCAAGGTATTTAAAAAGACTACCGGTCTTTCACCCAATCAATACAGGAATGTATGCTGATAAGCCAGAGCAAGATTATACCCGATTTGGCAAGAATGATAAAGACATAGCGGCATAATGCTGTTATAATATAAGTGAATTATGTCCGATGAAGATGTTTACACACTGGGGAGAGGAGTATATGCATGATAATTATAGGTGAAAAGATAAATACCAGTATCAAGGCTATACGGCCGGCAGTAGAGAATCAAGACGCCGGTGTTATACAGGAGGTGGCTTTGAAACAGGTAGAAGCTGGTGCGCATTATATAGATGTGAATTGCGGCACGTTTCCGACCAAAGAACCAGAATTATTGCAGTGGTTGGTAGAAACAGTGCAGCAGGTAACCGATAAGCCATTATGTATAGACAGTCCGAACCCGAATGCTTTAAAGAAGGCCCTGGCCGCCAATAAAAACGGTAAACCATTGGTTAATTCCATAACCGCCGAAAAGGAGCGCTATGATGCTATATTGCCGTTGATAGTAGAGTATGACACCTCTGTAGTGGCATTATGCATGGACGATAGCGGTATGCCCGAAACGGCTGATGAAAGGCTTGCCATAGCCGAACGCCTGGTTGAAAGCCTCAATAAAGAGGGTATTAAATTGGAGGATATCTATTTCGATCCTATGGTAAGGCCTGTGGGGACAGGTTCACATTATGGCGTAGTAGCATTGGATACCATATCGAGGATTATGAAAGAATTCCCCGGCGTGCACACTACATGTGGCTTGAGCAATATATCGTTCGGTTTGCCCGGACGCAAGCTTATAAATCAGGCTTTTTTAATACTGGCTATAGGAGCAGGATTGGACAGCGCCATACTGGATCCGTTGGATAAAAGGATTATGTCATTTGTATACGCTGCAGAGTTGTTGAAAGATAAGGACCCGTATTGTTTGAATTATATCACCGCTTTCCGCGAGGGGCGGTTGGATATATAAAATTTTAAAAGAAATAATTTATGAGGAGGAATATATCGATGGCAGATTTTCGGGCTATAGCGGATGCGCTTAAAGCTGGCAATGCGCCTAAGGTTAAAGAATTGGTGCAGGCGGCAGTGGATGAAGGCGTGGATCCGGCTGAAATAGTAAATAACGGCCTTATAGTAGGTATGAGTGAGATAGGCGAATTGTTCAAACGCAATGAGGTCTATGTACCCGAGGTGCTTATAGCAGCAAGGGCAATGCATGCCGGTATGGATATTGTAAAACCATTGTTGGCTGAAAAAGGCAACATAACTATAGGCAAGGTTATCATTGGTACTGTCAAAGGAGATCTTCATGATATAGGCAAGAACCTGGTGGCCATGATGTTGGAGGGCGCTGGTTTCGAAGTTATCGATCTTGGCGTCGATGTATCGCCGGAGAAGTTCGTCGAGGCTATAAGGGATCATCAACCTCAGGTAGTGGGTATGTCGGCGTTGCTGACCACAACTATGCCGTCAATGAGGGATACCATAGAGGCGATAAAAGCAGCTGGTCTGAGGGATAGCGTAAAGATAATGATAGGTGGTGCGCCTATAACGCAAAACTTTGCCGATGAAATAGGGGCTGACGGATATGCTCCTGATGCTGCATCCGCAGCCGATCTAGCCAAGGAACTTATAGGTAAATAACATTTATTTTACAAAAAGGCAGCTTTCGGCTGCTTTTTTGCTATTAAGGCTTAAGGAGATAGTGATTGTGGAGATATTGAAGAATTTCAAAATAAAGATTAATAAGGCAAATGTGCTTAAATATCTGGGTTACAAAAATCCTGAGGATGTATCGTCGGCTGTAGAGGCCGATGTCGATGCTCAGATAGAAGTAGCGCAAGGATTACTGGAACCTGCGCTGATATATGAAGAATATCCTATAAAAGTAGATGAGGATCGACAAAAGGTATATATCTCCGAAGATAAAGCGTGGGATAGCCGCTTTGTATCTACCTATATGAAGGGCTGTGATACGATGATAGTGCTAGTATCTACCATAGGGCCCAAGCTGCCGGAAGAGATAAACAAGGCCTTTGCCCAAGGGGATTATTTAAGAGCAATGGCATTGGACGCTATAGCCGATAACGCTATAGACAACATCAATAAGCAATTTTGGGTTAAGTTAGTGAATAGGGTAAAAAAGGAGAGTAAGGGTATAACCGGCATGCTTAGTCCGGGCCACAGCGATTGGAGTCTAGAACAACAGAAGCTGCTGTTTGAACTTTTGGATGCGTCGGCCATAGGCGTATCGTTGACCGATTCATGCCTTATGATGCCCATTAAGTCTACGTCGGGTATATATGGTATAGGCAAGGAAATACCGATATCAAAATCATCGCATAATTGCGATATGTGCCCGATAAAGGGCTGTTTTATGAGAGAGGTGGGCTAAGTTTTGTTTAACGTGGTTGTAAAAATGGATGACGATGACCTGCTATTGCAGGCGCAAGATGGGCAAAATCTGCTCAAATTACTAAGAGATAACGATGTACCTATACCTTCGGCATGTGGTGGACGGCAGTTTTGTGGTAAATGCAAGGTAGAGGTACTCAAAGGCGATAAAACATTAGGTTATTATACTGCAGGTGAAATGGATAGCCTTTCATATTTGGAACGGCAGATGGGTTATCATTTGGCTTGTGCTATAGCTGTATCCGAGGATATGGAGATAGCCATTGTGAATATGGAGGAAGAGGCTCGTATAATGACCGACAGCGCGTCGTCTACGTTTGCATTGGAGCCGGATATATACAAATATCACCTAGTGCTGCCTAAGCCGACTATATCAGATCAACGCAGTGATTTAAAGCGCATAGAGGACGCTGTGAATATAAGAGATGATGTGGACAGAAGCATATTGCGCCGTCTGCCTGATATATTGAGGAGCAATGATTTTAACGTTACAGCCGCTTTTGTAGGCTATGAATTGATCGATGTAGAGGGCGGGGATACAACGGCGCATAAATACGGTATGGCCATAGACATAGGTACTACGACGGTGGTCGGCTTTCTTATGGATATGAATACAGGGCTTCAGCTAGACGTTTATTCATTTTTAAATCCACAGAGGAGCCGTGGAGCAGATGTTATATCGCGTATAGATTATACTATAAACAATGAGCACGGCTTGGAAGAATTAAGCCGTATGATAACGGACGATATAAACGATATGATAGAAGCGTTTACCAATAAAAACAATATATCGCGCAATAATATATACGAGGTCGCTGTAGTGGGCAATACGGTGATGATGCATCTCTTATTTGAGCTACCCGTGAAATATATAGCCACGTCGCCTTTTATACCGGTTATAGCCAAACGTTATTTCGTCAAAGCAAAGGACGCGGGTATCAACATAAATCCCAACGGGTATGTCTATCAAATACCCAATGTAGCCGGTTATGTAGGTTCTGATACCGTTGCTGCCATATTGGCATGCGATATGGCGCAACAGGATTCGATAAGCCTGATGCTGGACATAGGAACTAACGGCGAGATAGCCTTGGGCAATAAGGATATGATCTATGCTTGTTCAACAGCAGCCGGTCCGGCATTTGAAGGAGCGCAGATACGCAATGGCATAGGTGGCGTCAAAGGGGCTATAAACAAGATAACGCTGGATGGCGGCGTGGACTTTACTACTATAGGTGGCGAGCAGCCGATAGGCATATGCGGATCGGGTATAGTGGATGCCATATCGGAGATGCTCAAAGCCGGCATAATAGATGAATACGGCCGCATAAGGACGCGCGACGAGCTCGCGGGTACGCCGTTTGCCGACAGAATAATCGAGATAGATAATAAGCCCGCGTTCCTTTTGACGTATGTGGATAATGGCGAGAGTATAGCCATATGCCAGAAAGATGTGCGCGAGCTGCAACTCGCTAAAGGCGCTATCGCTGCCGGCGTGCGCATACTCATGAAAGAGGCTGGCATAACGATGGATCAAATAGAGCATGTTTATCTGGCTGGCGGTTTCGGCAATTATATAGATTACAACAGTGCATGCAATATAGGCTTGTTGCCTATGGAACTGCGCGATAAGATTACTGGTATAGGCAACGGGGCGGGTGCCGGCGCTAAGATGTGCCTCATGTCGCAGCAGTATATGAAGAAGGCCGAGACTGTCAGGGATAAGATACATTATATAGAGTTATCCACGCGCCCCGACTTTCAGGATATTTTTATTGATTTGATGGGATTTTCAATATAGACAAAAGTTTCTTTATATGTTAAACTGATAGTGTAGATATCAATATTTTGTAAAGTGTAAATTCGATGTATAAGGGGGCGACGGCGTGAGTCTAGCCAAACGATTTGTCTTTATAGTATCGGTTGTATTATTGGCCGCATTTATCACGGCCGATGCCCCTTTCTATGCTCAAAATACGCATCATGCCCAAATTGGCAAACAGATGATGATGGCTTCCGCTTCAGCCACTCAGAATGGCATTACGGTCATGACTTACAATATACATCATGGCCGCGATATGAGCGGCCGTGATAATTTGGATAGTATAGTTCAAGAAATACGCTTATCAGGTGCGCAGATTATAGCGCTGCAGGAAGTGGACAGATATATGCCTCGTTCAGGGTTTAAGGATCAAGTTAAATATATAGCCGATCAATTATCCATGTATTATGCTTATGGAAAAACAATAGATATATTGAGTATAGAATACGGAAATGCCGTAATAAGCGCTTTCCCTATATTAAAACGGGAGAACATAATATTGCCCGGAAGCAGCATAGAGCCCAGGGCGTTGCTGAAGACCGAAATCGCTGTGGGAAATGATATTTATAATGTGTGGGCCACTCATCTGGGATTATTGCGTGAAGATAGATTTAAGCAAATAGATGCTATAAATGCCGCTTTGGCTCAAGAGAGCAAACCTACTATATTATTGGGTGATTTCAACAATATTTGTTCTTCGGATGAGATAAGTGACATATCCGATAGATTAAAAGACGTTGCCGCATTGCTTGGCAAGGGTGATGCAGGTACCTACGCTTATGGAGATAATGCGCCTAACGTGCGCATAGATTATATATGGGTAACCGACGATATATTGCCTGTTGAATATCATGTAAATTTATTGGGCTTATCCGATCATGCCAGTGTAGTGGCGAAGTTACTGTTGAATGGCAAAAAGAATTTTTAGGAGGACTTATATGAAAAAGCTGCTTATAATTACGGCATATATGGTTATTCTAAGTGCTGTGATATCAACGCCGTTATCGGCTTTAGCTGCCGATAATATCGTATATGTGATACCGGCTAAAGGCGAAGTGACGCCAGCTATGGCGGGATTCGTATCATCGTCCATAGAACAAGCAGGTAAGGAAGGTGCGTCTGCGATAATACTCGATATAGATACGCCGGGTGGATATGTCCAGTCGGCTATGGATATTAAGGATGCTATAATGGACTCTCCGGTTCCTGTAATATCATATGTGAATAAACGTGCGCTGTCTGCCGGTG encodes:
- a CDS encoding endonuclease/exonuclease/phosphatase family protein; protein product: MSLAKRFVFIVSVVLLAAFITADAPFYAQNTHHAQIGKQMMMASASATQNGITVMTYNIHHGRDMSGRDNLDSIVQEIRLSGAQIIALQEVDRYMPRSGFKDQVKYIADQLSMYYAYGKTIDILSIEYGNAVISAFPILKRENIILPGSSIEPRALLKTEIAVGNDIYNVWATHLGLLREDRFKQIDAINAALAQESKPTILLGDFNNICSSDEISDISDRLKDVAALLGKGDAGTYAYGDNAPNVRIDYIWVTDDILPVEYHVNLLGLSDHASVVAKLLLNGKKNF